The proteins below are encoded in one region of Struthio camelus isolate bStrCam1 chromosome 23, bStrCam1.hap1, whole genome shotgun sequence:
- the GRHL3 gene encoding grainyhead-like protein 3 homolog, with product MSNELDFRSVRLMKNDTMTFQKFSYTSEDEAWKTYLENPLTAATKAMMRVNGDDDSVAALSLLYDYYMVPKEKRILPSGMMGRNELGKRHCHGMEYDPEITSFDGSAHLMKLLSENVSMTQEYCEPQKKNSLSLEGIPTSHKPAMLPPGTSKLDATPDNYMVPPGDVYDSSSLNSLFETIPVAPPQQRWQPDSTFKEDPQESLLFSDILKPPPEPPCPESYAADGVKSDFEYTLGSPKAIHIKSGDSPMAYLNKGQFYPITLRTAGDSKCLHLSSNKVKSVVMIVFDNEKIPTEQLKFWKHWHSRQPTAKQRVIDVADCKENFNTVQNIEELAYNALSFVWNIHEEAKVFIGVNCLSTDFSSQKGVKGVPLNLQIDTYDYGNGTTQLVHRAVCQIKIFCDKGAERKMRDDERKQFRRKGKCLDSNNNGLKGCLLSGFRGNEITFLRPETDLETQPVLFIPNVHFSNGQRCGTVLPPAVPNAANRLPLKRSGASFTDEFEPIPPKQTKEEDPQRVLLYVRRESEEVFDALMLKTPDLQGLRTAISEKYGLPEESIYKVYKKCKRGILVNMDNNIIQHYSNHMAFLLDMVEAEDKIQVILKEL from the exons ATGTCTAATGAACTTGA TTTTAGATCTGTGCGTCTGATGAAGAATGATACCATGACCTTCCAGAAATTCTCTTACACCAGTGAAGATGAAGCCTGGAAAACCTACCTAGAGAACCCCCTGACCGCAGCCACCAAGGCTATGATGAGGGTGAACGGAGATGATGACAGCGTGGCTGCCCTGAGCCTCCTCTACGACTACTACATG GTCCCAAAGGAGAAGAGGATTCTTCCATCTGGAATGATGGGACGCAATGAACTAGGAAAGAG GCACTGCCACGGAATGGAGTATGACCCAGAGATCACGTCCTTCGATGGCTCAGCCCATCTCATGAAGCTCTTGTCTGAAAATGTTTCCATGACCCAAGAATATTGTgagccacagaagaaaaacagcttaagTCTTGAAGGCATCCCTACTTCTCACAAGCCAGCCATGCTTCCACCAGGCACTAGCAAGCTGGATGCTACCCCAGACAACTACATGGTCCCCCCAGGGGATGTATATGACAGCAGCTCACTGAACTCCCTCTTCGAGACCATCCCCGTGGCCCCACCACAGCAGAGGTGGCAGCCAGACAGCACTTTCAAAGAGGATCCCCAGGAG TCGCTGCTCTTCAGTGATATCCTCAAGCCCCCGCCAGAGCCACCTTGCCCTGAGAGTTATGCTGCTGATGGTGTTAAGAG TGACTTTGAATACACTCTGGGGTCTCCCAAAGCCATTCACATAAAATCTGGAGACTCTCCCATGGCCTACCTCAACAAAGGACAGTTCTACCCCATCACGCTGCGGACAGCTGGAGACAGTAAATGTTTACACTTGTCTTCAAATAAAGTGAAG AGTGTTGTGATGATTGTTTTTGACAATGAAAAGATCCCCACGGAGCAGCTCAAGTTCTGGAAGCACTGGCATTCCCGCCAGCCCACAGCTAAGCAGAGAGTCATTGATGTCG CTGATTGTAAAGAAAACTTCAACACAGTGCAGAACATTGAAGAGTTAGCCTACAACGCGCTGTCCTTCGTGTGGAACATCCATGAGGAAGCAAAG GTATTTATTGGGGTGAATTGCCTGAGCACCGACTTCTCCTCCCAGAAAGGAGTGAAAGGTGTCCCGCTGAACCTCCAGATAGACACGTATGACTATGGCAATGGAACCACCCAGCTGGTGCATCGCGCCGTCTGCCAGATCAAAATATTCTGCGATAAG ggagcagagaggaaaatgcGAGATGATGAACGGAAACAgttcagaaggaaaggaaaatgtctgGACTCCAATAACAATG GTCTGAAAGGTTGTTTGCTGTCCGGCTTCAGAGGAAATGAAATCACGTTTCTGAGGCCAGAGACTGACCTCGAAACCCAGCCAGTCCTGTTTATTCCCAATGTCCATTTTTCAAATGGGCAGAGATGTGGCACG GTGCTCCCTCCTGCTGTTCCCAACGCTGCAAACAG GTTGCCCTTAAAACGGAGTGGTGCCTCATTCACAGATGAGTTCGAACCAATACCTCCAAAGCAAACCAAGGAAGAAGATCCGCAAAGAG tctTGTTGTACGTGCGGAGGGAATCAGAGGAAGTATTTGATGCTCTCATGTTGAAGACGCCAGACCTCCAGGGCCTCAGAACTGCT atttcagaaaaatatggGCTGCCTGAAGAAAGCATTTATAAAGTctacaaaaaatgcaaaagagg